In the Microtus ochrogaster isolate Prairie Vole_2 chromosome 21, MicOch1.0, whole genome shotgun sequence genome, TCATCTTCTAGAAGGCAACTATATGGAAACGGATAGCTACCAAATGTATCTCTTCATTTTGTCAGAAGCACAGTGACAAATTGTACTTAACTGAATAAGATTTGTGTCTATAATTGTGACAAAACTCATCAAGGCGTAACTGCCTACTTATCATTACCTACTGTGTTCCAGACATCTAGGAAATGTTTTATATGCCttgaatattttgtcattttaccagtcagttctgggaaccaaatccagaacCTTGTGCAAGACTGTTCAGCTTCCTACCGCTGACTTATATCCTACCTCTGTCAGGTAACTTAGCTAAGCAAGCTATACATTGAAAGGGGTCAGTGTAAGTGTGAGCAATGAGGATTGGATGTAGAATTGTGttcaaattttgttatttctctcAGATCCACTAATAATATATCTGAAAGTATGAAGGAACgtttggatgaatgaatgaatattataCTTTTAATTACCCATGTCCTCATGTGTCCTCTAGGGTGACCCTAAGAATGACTCATGGATCTTTGCCTTGGCTGTGCTTTTAAGCAGCACCTTTGTCTACAACAGCATGAGCACCATCAACCACCAGGCCCTGGAGCAGCTGCAGTATCCTTTCAGGGACCAAACTAACATGTTCCCTTAACTATAGGAGGAAGGCATCTTACTTCTTGTTTTCTTATCCAAGTCAAAAAGTCTTGGTTTTGAGTGGACACAGGACTAAGGGGAATAGTTTTAATAACTGATTCGATATGATATCTAGGAGGTATTTTGTTTCATATCCTTAGCTACAATCCAGTTATGTGACTGAATTAACACAGCTAATCCGGGCAAAGGCCAGCCCCAGAGAGGATGAAGTAAAGGACTCCAGTGAGTTTGTGAGCTTCTTCCCGGACTTTGTTTGGACTGTTCGGGATTTcactctggagctgaagttagatGGACGTGTCATCACAGCGGATGAGTACCTGGAGAATGCCCTGAAGCTGATTCCAGGTATCACTGCAGGACGTAGAATTCACTAAATGCTGCTCAGCACTTGACATCTCTACTTTAGACTGCACTGAAACCCTTGTTAATGGTCATGACAATTGGCACATAGCCATAATTTTGGCAAtcattattacttaaaaatattcagagtTAAGATTTAAACTTACTTTATCGTAGAATATATCATATTAAATACTTTTAGTATTacaatgaaaaacagaaacaaaaatagataagGATTACGGTCAAGGCGACTACTTCCTGagccttatttatttgttaatataaTTGTTTTTCATAGCCTATTTTGAGAAAAACTGGTTCatcaaataaataagtgaataaaaaccttaaaattacAGGGAAATCTACtgacaatactttaaaaaaatctttctcactTGAATGTTTTACTAGCTCAAATAGTTATACCTTGTTGTGGATTTCTTTTAGTGCATGAAGGTGGGGGAAGAAAATGTATGTCTTCACTAATGTGCAATACTCCATTATTCACTGAAATTTCACCTTCTTGCCTTATGCAATATGGTGGCATGTTAACATTACAAATTCATTACATGGATTATGTTCAGTGGGACAGATAAGTACCTAAAATcgatattttattcatttatctattatttagACAAATATTGATGTTAAATAGCTAATTTATCTCATCGAGGTTCCCGATAAAATAATGTCAAGTCCAATGTAATGACAAAGTAGTGAGGTCTCCAAATGCACTCATTACTTTAGAGCTGTTGGCACAGTCATTCAGATGGCCTGGAGCTGCAGCCTGGAAAACATTCTTGGAAAGTCTTTAATCATCTTACCTTCCAGGTGCCCCATCACTGAGTGCCCCCCTCTCTTACAGGAAACAATCCCAAAGTTCAAAACTCCAACACGACTAGAGAATGTATCAGATATTTCTTTCCAGTACGGAGGTGCTTTGTCTTTGACCGGCCTACAAGGGACAAAAGTTTACTATCTCAAATTGAAAAAGTTCCAGAAAACGAACTGGAATGGAATTTCCAGGTGGAATCAAAAAAGTTCTGTTCCTACATCTTCACCAATGCAAAGACCAAGACGCTGAGAGGCGGGATTACTGTCACAGGAAACCGTGAGTTTCTTTTGTAGCAGGCACGTCCCTGTGGCTTAGAATATTCAATGAAGTGATGATTCTTTTGTGGTCTTGAAACTTTTGTATGCTTATATAAAGGAATATGGAGGAAACAAATGTTCAGATCACACATATGAGTCTCATACTTGAACTTTCTGAATATGAGTGTTTATTGAAGCCTAGCTCGTGTTACACAGGTAATACCATAAAGATGTCCAGATGAGTGGACAGAAATCTGCAAGATGACTTGGAGTCCCCCTGGAAGAGTGGCTCAGTTTGACTATACAGATTACTTTTGGGCTGACACTGGTCGGAACACAGCAGGTCAAGGGTCCCATTCAATTAGAGAAACAAGTTTAAACATTCTAAGAGCCATAGACATTCTGCCTGTGTAACCATGTTTTGCCTCTGCTCAAATGGGTTTATATTGGTTTCATGTTCTGTATTCTCTCTTCaaacttttgacattttttttcctgaagggaCTTGAATTTTCATTTGCAACTTGATCTCACAAAAGATGAAATTTGCTTTCTTATTCTAAcatacttttcttttaattatttggtACCGTATTTTTTCCCTCCAAAAAAGTCTTGAAACCTCTTAGTTAGAATCAGTGATTATTTTTAGTGCATTAAATTTGGAAACTGCAAAGGAAGAAGTCAGTTTTATTAAATAACTATTGATTCTGAGAGGCCATGAAAAGAGAACGAAAGATATGGAAGACgttagaaaagaagagaaagtcgTGTTGAATAGAATTTTACTGCTTTTGATAACATTAGGCCTAAAACTTATAAATAACAGTTAGTGAGAATGTACCAGTTCTTAACGATATTTTTCTTAGGACTGGGGACTCTGGTGAAGACCTACTTGGATGCCATCAATAGTGGGACTGTGCCTTGCTTGGAGAATGCGGTGATGACCCTGGCTCAGCGTGAGAACTCGGCAGCTGTGCAGAAGGCAGCTGACCATTACAGTGAGCAGATGGCCCAGCAGCTGCAGCTCCCAACAGACACTCTCCAAGAGCTTCTGGATGTACATGCAGACTGTGAGAAGGAAGCCATTGCTCTTTTCATGGAGCACTCCTTCAAGGACGAAGAGCAAGAGTTCCAGAGGAGACTGGTGGTAACACATCCTAGCACTTAGCTTGCCTGATCCTTGCCCTTCTGATACAACCCTTAGACTCCACTTTTTTAAATCTCAAGGTCTGAATCTTTATCATTGAAATTTTTATGGAAAACTTAACTCTTTGCATTAGACTTTTCCCTTTCTTGAagcaataacattttattatttttattgctatgaaacAAGATATTATGTACTTAATACCTGGAAACAGCATGCATTTTATTATCTCAAAGTTCAAAAGAGAGGTGAAGCAAGagtatgtgggtctctgtttgatgcactgaaaacagaaaatgtgcTGTCTGATTGATTTAACACTGATCTATAGGTCTGGGAAAAGCTTTTCCCCTTAGCAAAACACAAGGAATCACTgcattttattttcctagttgttctgatttcttttctagCCGCAAAAGTCAAAACTTACATTCTGAAGGGCTTGGGTGGCTAGATCTCCTTCTGTTATGTAATATAATGTCACCATAGGATTACTATCCAGCACAGTCACCAGCCCAGGGTGATGAAGGCATTGGCGCCAAAAAAACAATTCTCAGGGGGTTACCATGACCTATCAGACCAAAAGCAGCATCCCTGAGAGTTTCTGGTCTTCCATTTCTCTGACATTGAACCTGGAAGGACAAAAATCTTTTAGTACATATTGAGGAAATTAATTAGGATTATCACTTATGAGTACAAACAAACACGTAAAGAAACGAAACACACATGTTCTAGCATACCAACACTCAAGTTATCACTGAAAGAATTCATGATGGTTCAAAACTCTCCTACGAGTACAGTTCTCTCAGCTCTGAAGAATTGGTTTTCAGCTACACCAACCTCCATTTTCAGAGGAAATAGTCTATGTTTTCCAACTAGATTTAACAGCTGATGGGTATGAACCCAAGGAAGCTGACGGACTTTCTAGAAATTAATACACAGAATTAACTAGGTTGGGATTCCTgaccctcctcctttccctgtccACTCTGGGGCTGTCTCATTGGTTCATTCAGAAAATCACAGTAGGACCTTCTCTCTTAGGGTTTGTGTTGCTGAGAAGAGAGACTGTGATCACAGCAGCTctcataaaggaaagcatttaattgagggttccctacagtttcagaggtttagttcattatcatcatggtgtgaagcatggtagcatgcaggaagacatggtccTGGAAAAATAGCagagggttctacatcttgatctacaggaaacaggaagtgaactgtgatattgggcgtggcttgagcgccagagaccccaaagcccacttccgtagtgatatacttcctctaacaatgccatacctattccaacaagtcacacctcctattagtgccactccctatggccattttgttttcaaaccatcacaccttACTTGTAACAGCTTTGTTCTTCCTTCCCCTATTACCCTGCAGGCTGtcatagaagaaaggaaggaagttttCATGCAACAGAATGAAGCAGCATCTGTCAGTCACTGCCAGGCTGAGCTGGACAAGCTTTCAGAGTCCCTGAGGAAGAGTGTCTCAAGTGGAGTTTTCTCTGTTCCTGGTGGGCACAGTCTCTACATAGAGGCCAGGAAGAAGGTGGAGCAGAACTATGAGCGAGTGCCCCGGAAGGGAGTAAaggtgagaaatgacagaaacaatggCTTACGGAGTTCAGCTAGAGTGGTAGCTACTAGGTACTAGTGTAACTAATCAAGGTGAAGACAAGTTCATGGTTGGCAGACCCTGAGCATTCAGTTCTGGCACAAGAATAATTTCAGGGTGGCttggctagatttttttttaggataTATAAACTAAGTAGTTGTGCTTCCCACTCTCATGCACTGAACAAGTGTAATGTGCCAGTGCCCTAACACATTGCCTACGTCCATACTACCTTCATTAATAGATTTGGCAGGTCAGCTATCAGAATCTCAGAATTCTGTTTTTTGAGGaatctttattttgttatgtataaTGACTGTAATCAGTTTCCATTTCACTAAGAAATGTATAAAGTTTTTTGGTAACTCAATCAAAACGTTTGAGCTTATTATAATAAGCATGGCCACAAGATGGCACACCATTGTGGTTTTAGTTTGTTATTTCATGAATGATTAGTAAAACTGAGTACAAATACTTGttagccatttgaatttcttattttgaaaattataattcAGGGTAATTGTATGTTATTTTAAGCATACTAGTTTTCCCTATTGTATTGTGTGAGTTCTTCACTGTCTTCACATTTTAACTCCTTATCAGTATATGGCTTGcaaacattttctctcatttgataTGTCCCCTTTGATTTGATCAAGTGCTTCCTTGACTGTACAGGAAGTTTATGGTTGGCTATAGTCTCACTTATCTATTTGTCTATGATTTTGGTACTAAGTCTAAAACACCATCATAAATCCAATGCTATATGGCTTTTCCCTCAActtttgttcaaatatttttcatctgcccctgttttaagaattttaaaataccagGTCTTAGGTTTAATCCATTTTTAGTTCTTTTAGGTGGAAAATATAATACAGAGATGTAATTTCATTATGTCTTGTCTCTCTCAGTGTCTTATATTGATTGGTTtatatatctgtttttatgcaagGACCATGTTGTTTTTACTACTTACtaataaaagtatattattttgtCTACTTAGCATGTCTATCatttaaatctatctatctatctatctatctatctatctatctatctatctatctatctatcatctatctatctatctatctatctatctatctatctatcNNNNNNNNNNNNNNNNNNNNNNNNNNNNNNNNNNNNNNNNNNNNNNNNNNNNNNNNNNNNNNNNNNNNNNNNNNNNNNNNNNNNNNNNNNNNNNNNNNNNatccatctgtctatcatctatatacTATCTATTTCATAGCTGTATGATGAATCACTATTCAGCCTTAAAAATGCTGCCAATTGTGAAAATATGAATGGATCTAAAAGACAGTATATTCATAGAAATAAGCCAGTAACAGgaagacaaatactgcatgttGTGGCTCACTTTCAGTGGcatcatggagagagagagaacaacaaagaaagataaaCTATTATTAACTGTTTTATTACTGTTCCATGGCTTTGAAGAGGCACTATGAGTACAAGCAAGTCTGATAAGGGAAAGTATTTACTGGGGACTTGCTTCTAGTTTTgtgtggagacccaaaaatgtgagcctattccaccttgtctgaaggttttggacattaagatggcccatagaagTAGATCTGCTCCACCCTCACCTAAGGTCatagaattcaagcatacttctccttcttttgaaataggacgtttgacttagggagtggctgcctacagaacACTTGGTCTATGCTGTGTATATATCCCCAAACATGCAATACTTTCCTCAGGAAATAATAGCTCGATGTCTAAAGTATCGAAACAACTAACAGtacttgttttcctttgcatCATGTCAAAGCAggcttttgccttcttcccccttttgtatcaGGGCATAAAAGTGTATGAAGAATTTGCGGGCAAACTCAGTACTCAAAATTCATCATTCAGTATTTGCTGAGNNNNNNNNNNNNNNNNNNNNNNNNNNNNNNNNNNNNNNNNNNNNNNNNNNNNNNNNNNNNNNNNNNNNNNNNNNNNNNNNNNNNNNNNNNNNNNNNNNNNctcgaactcacagagatccgcctgcctctgcctcccaagtgctgggattaaaggcgtgcgccaccaccgcccggctctgagtTGCCTTTCTATTACTATCCTgcgtctctgtgtttctttcttctctgttcctcttACCTAATACTTCTAGttctcatgcccctaccctggaacacacAAACCTGCTACAGCTAGAATTGCAGcaaaagtcaccccaaaaagATGGTTCATGACTTATGGCAGCCCAATGTGGTACTTATGACAGTTGGGAGGAGTAATACAtagtcatcatggtgggaagcagacaggcatggcactggggCTGAGACCTTCACATTCTGTGCACAAGGATAGGCAGAGAAGGAGACTGGGGCTGGTGTGGACTTTTgtaatctcaaagcctgcccccaatgACACTCTTGatccaaaaaggccacacttcctaatccttcccaaatagtagtaccaactggggaccattcatttaaatatatgagcctatgggacccATTCTCATGTAAACTGCCACATTAACATAGAGTACAACGGTGATTACTGTGACTGAGAATAGAGAGAACAGTGAGACATTCATCAAGACATATGAACATATAGCTATAAGACACAGTAGTTTAGAAAGACAAATAGTGAGTATACATAGAATAATCCGATCTATATCTAAAAGCTAAAAAAGTTGATTTCAAGTATTATTACCACACAAAGGTAACTATTTCAGTCAATTGATATATAAATTTTTCAACTATAATAATTACTTAATatataattgatgtgggattccttccTGTATgctgaataccattggttaataaagaaactggcttggcctgatagggtagaatagagtttagtggagaaaactaaactgaatgcttggagaaagaaggaaggcagagttagagagaagctatggagcctcTGCCAGATACAGATATGTTGAAACCTTGCCGGTAGTCCGTgagtctcgtggtaaaatataaaataatggaaatgagttaaattaagatgtaaaagctagccaataggaagttagagctaataggccaagcagtgatttaattaatacagtttctgtgtggttatttcagttcttgGTGACCTGgaccaacaagcagcttccttaATACATATAATGCATTAAAACTTCGTGTGTCTTAAACAGTTagaattttcatttgttaataatACTATAATAAAGTTGTATAAAAGAAAACTAAGCGTGTTTCCAGAAATACCAGGCTAAGCTTTCTAAGATAGAAAGTGACATTTCTGTATATGTCGTCTTAGCTGTAAAGTTTGGAATACCCACGaaggtagaaaacaaaatattttcaaacatggTAACCAATAGAAACTGTGTGTCTGTGGAACTGCATGGAATTGCTTTGTGACTGTGGTTGGAACTGTAACCTAGGGCAGCTGGTAGGAAGCatttctgggaagagaggcagTGAAGCTagcaaggaggctgaggcagagggttTTTGAATCTGAAAAAGCTTGTACTTTCATTATGGCCATGGAATTAAATGGACCTTGTGAGACAGGACTCAAAAAATTAGGagttttatttatcaataaataCCTCAGCAGAAGACTTAATCTTTACTGCCTaaattgtattttctcttcttgggTCCCCAGGCAAATGAGGTTCTCAAGAGCTTCCTACAGTCACAGGGTACTGTAGAGAACTCCATCCTGAATTCAGACAAAGCCCTTACAGAAGGACAGAAGGCCATAGCAGGTAGGGTAGAGTGTCTGACTGGTGGAGAGGTAGATCCTTCTGGAATAAGGAACTTCCTCCTGCTGGGTATTTGACATCTCCTAGATGTACAAACACATAGGGTGTTGGTGTTGTATTTTGTGTCCAGTTAATTGGTGCCTTTCCATTATGTTAGGAACCATGATGCTTCTGGCCTGGCTAATGGGAGCACTCACAGGGTTCCCTTTGAGCCCTGGAGAGTGTAGCTACATTCTGACTgtgatttctttcctctctcgAACATCTGTGGAACAGCTGAAAGGTCAAAGAAGGAGGTGGCTGAGAAGGAACGAGAGCTgctgagacagaaacaggaggagcaaGAGCAACTGATGGAAGCTCAAGAGAGAAGCTTCCAAGAAAACATGGCTAGACTtcaagagaagatggagaaggaaagggagactcTTCTGAGTGAGCAGGAGAAGATGCtagagcacaagctgaaggtgagTGCAGATGGGGTTTGTCAGTGCCAGACAGATGGTGCTGTGACTTCCCAACAAGGGAACCGTCAGTCTCAAACTGTAACTTTAACTGCGAATCTTGCATCAAAATTCACATGGGCCTTACTGAAGCTCTGAGCACATAAGATGCCAGTATCTGTGTAGGGTTAGACTTcaagtatataaataatatccCCAGGGTTCTGAGTTGCTGTTTGTTGAAATTCTAGGATGGTCTTCTTGTGCTGCAGTTGACCCTTTCCAATAGTCTTTAGGATTCTAGGcttattcttcaaagaaaatgagGTGGATCCACCTAGTGTGAATATATCAGTTGTGGTGCAGGACAatatctatattctgtcaattgtattttaaataaaagctgattggccagtatccaggcaggaagtataggcaggacaaccagacaggaagtagaggcaggtcaatgagaacaggataagtctgggaaggaggaagcccattcctctccagtcctgcccagacacagtaaaaggaagatgtgacctgccccactgaaaaaggtaccaagtcatctggctaacatagataagaataaggggttaacataagttataagagttaataagaagcccaagctaaggggccaatcagtttatcattaatatatacctttgtgtgattgttttgggacTAAACAAttgtgggaacagggcaggacagtaaacctcagacaacagcATTTCAGCCCAGTataaaacagaagaggaggatggggtggggagatggctcagtcactgaAGTTCTCATTGTACATGTATGAGCAACTAATTCAGATCTTCAGAATCCATGAAAAAAACCTAGACGACGTGACATTTACCAGTGACCTTCAGGAAAAAGATAGGAGGACCCCTGAGATTTCTAGTTAGTCAGCCCAGTAGAATCAACTAGCTATAGAATTAAGGAGagactttatctttaaaatgagacTGTAGGGTTGGCTCAGAGCATTTATTGTTCCTGccgaggacccaagtttagtttccATCAATCACATGGCACCTTATATTGTCCAGAATTagaattccaggggatctgatatgcTGCTTTGATATCCATGGGcagtaggcacacacatggtacatacacatgtaagcaaaataGTCAAATATGtaatgaaaaaatacatttaataaaaaaataaggaggaAGTATTTGAAGAACATAcatgacatcaacctctggcctccatagatatggacaaacacatacatatgtatgcatttacACACGTGCTCACAAATGCATTCAAAAAGAGAGatgaattaattaaattgaaaaatgaaatataataaaatgatagaattaaATAGAACATGGTACAATCTCATAAATTGCACTATTTATTT is a window encoding:
- the LOC101986388 gene encoding guanylate-binding protein 4-like is translated as METPICLVQNWKEELMVNPEAIRILEKISQPLVVVAIVGLYRTGKSYLMNRLAGQNHGFSLGSTVQSETKGIWMWCVPHPTKPTHTLVLLDTEGLGDIEKGDPKNDSWIFALAVLLSSTFVYNSMSTINHQALEQLHYVTELTQLIRAKASPREDEVKDSSEFVSFFPDFVWTVRDFTLELKLDGRVITADEYLENALKLIPGNNPKVQNSNTTRECIRYFFPVRRCFVFDRPTRDKSLLSQIEKVPENELEWNFQVESKKFCSYIFTNAKTKTLRGGITVTGNRLGTLVKTYLDAINSGTVPCLENAVMTLAQRENSAAVQKAADHYSEQMAQQLQLPTDTLQELLDVHADCEKEAIALFMEHSFKDEEQEFQRRLVAVIEERKEVFMQQNEAASVSHCQAELDKLSESLRKSVSSGVFSVPGGHSLYIEARKKVEQNYERVPRKGVKANEVLKSFLQSQGTVENSILNSDKALTEGQKAIAAERSKKEVAEKERELLRQKQEEQEQLMEAQERSFQENMARLQEKMEKERETLLSEQEKMLEHKLKIQEELLVEGFKKKSEMLMNEISHLREEIERTKEKPSLFAQILDTVGDAFLIVLPGAGKLLGAGIKALSSFMK